A genomic window from Halogeometricum sp. S3BR5-2 includes:
- a CDS encoding MoaD/ThiS family protein, whose translation MEVTIRCYAGVADAVGERSLSRVLEPRSTVEDVIRGLAAEFEAFDPESLSSELVCRVNGGDADRTTRLSEGDAVVLSERSAEE comes from the coding sequence GTGGAAGTCACGATTCGGTGCTACGCCGGCGTCGCCGACGCGGTGGGCGAGCGGTCGCTGTCGCGCGTCCTCGAACCGCGCTCGACCGTCGAGGACGTGATTCGCGGCCTCGCCGCGGAGTTCGAAGCCTTCGACCCCGAGTCGCTGTCGAGCGAACTCGTCTGTCGGGTGAACGGCGGCGACGCCGACCGGACGACCCGGCTCTCGGAGGGCGACGCCGTCGTCCTCTCCGAACGGTCCGCCGAGGAGTGA
- a CDS encoding MATE family efflux transporter, with product MSLRDRLDRVFKSRDEFDLTSGDIARPLFYLSLPIVVTNLLQTAYNLADTFWLGQFSTNALAAISFAFPMVFLLISLGMGLSVAGSVLVAQHTGAEEEERAEYAASQTVTFSLLGSLLLGAVGYLLVGPFLSLLGASPDVLPLATSYMQVISLGLPFMFGFFVFVALMRGYGDTITPMLVMFGSVVLNIAIDPILIFGFDGNPLFGMLGLGGLQSQLFAATGYVGSGIQGAAIATVFSRSLALVVGLYIMFGSARGVQIHLSQMRPDFEFLRRLLAIGVPASIEGTGRALSVNLLLIVVGMFPTTVVAAYGIGVRVFSVIFLPAIAVARGVETMTGQNIGAGKEARAERAANVAAVAMFVILSLAGVLAYVGANPIIAVFTDDPEVIRVGADFLYWVAPTFGFIGIMRSYTGSFRGAGETLTSAAISVLMLGVIRLPFAYFASQSWGYGSTGIWMAFTVSNVAGAAIAYLWYRRGTWRDGSLTRRAPADD from the coding sequence ATGAGCCTCCGAGACCGGTTGGACCGCGTCTTCAAGAGCCGCGACGAGTTCGACCTCACTTCGGGCGACATCGCCCGGCCGCTGTTCTACCTCTCTCTGCCCATCGTCGTCACGAACCTCCTCCAGACGGCGTACAACCTCGCGGACACGTTCTGGCTCGGCCAGTTCAGCACGAACGCGCTGGCGGCCATCAGTTTCGCGTTCCCGATGGTGTTTCTCCTCATCTCCCTGGGGATGGGGCTCTCCGTCGCCGGCAGCGTCCTCGTCGCCCAGCACACCGGCGCCGAGGAGGAGGAACGAGCCGAGTACGCCGCCTCCCAGACGGTGACGTTCTCGCTGCTCGGGTCGCTGCTTCTCGGCGCCGTCGGCTATCTCCTCGTGGGGCCGTTCCTCTCGCTCTTGGGCGCCTCGCCCGACGTTCTCCCCCTCGCGACGAGTTACATGCAGGTCATCTCGCTGGGCCTGCCGTTCATGTTCGGCTTCTTCGTCTTCGTCGCCCTCATGCGCGGCTACGGCGACACCATCACGCCGATGCTCGTCATGTTCGGCTCCGTCGTCCTGAACATCGCCATCGACCCCATCCTCATCTTCGGGTTCGACGGGAACCCGCTGTTCGGGATGCTCGGACTCGGCGGCCTCCAGTCGCAACTGTTCGCCGCCACGGGCTACGTGGGGTCCGGGATTCAGGGGGCGGCCATCGCCACCGTCTTCTCGCGGTCGCTCGCCCTCGTCGTCGGTCTGTACATCATGTTCGGGAGCGCGCGCGGCGTCCAGATTCACCTCTCGCAGATGCGCCCCGACTTCGAGTTCCTCCGACGCTTACTCGCTATCGGCGTTCCCGCCTCCATCGAGGGGACGGGACGCGCCCTCTCGGTGAACCTGTTGCTCATCGTCGTCGGGATGTTCCCCACCACCGTCGTCGCCGCCTACGGTATCGGCGTGCGGGTGTTCTCCGTCATCTTCCTGCCCGCCATCGCCGTCGCGCGCGGCGTCGAGACGATGACGGGACAGAACATCGGCGCCGGGAAGGAGGCCCGCGCGGAGCGAGCGGCGAACGTCGCGGCGGTAGCGATGTTCGTCATCCTCTCGCTGGCGGGCGTCCTCGCCTACGTCGGCGCGAACCCCATCATCGCCGTGTTCACCGACGACCCCGAGGTGATTCGCGTCGGCGCGGACTTCCTCTACTGGGTCGCGCCGACGTTCGGATTCATCGGCATCATGCGCTCGTACACCGGGAGTTTCCGCGGCGCGGGCGAGACGCTGACGTCGGCGGCCATCTCCGTTCTGATGCTCGGCGTCATCCGCCTGCCGTTCGCCTACTTCGCCTCGCAGTCGTGGGGCTACGGCTCGACGGGTATCTGGATGGCCTTCACCGTCTCGAACGTCGCCGGCGCCGCCATCGCCTACCTCTGGTACCGCCGCGGCACGTGGCGGGACGGGTCGCTCACGCGGCGAGCGCCCGCGGACGACTGA
- a CDS encoding TetR/AcrR family transcriptional regulator, protein MSSDAADAIMDGTHSALRSRGYADLTMRDIADEAGVSKAALHYHFDGKHDLLLSFLDRLLERFEARLDGVTGANPEERLLSLAETVTLPPAGGDPREFRTALLEIEAQAPYDEAYRARLERFDEAFADRVRSVLAAGVADGTFDEGVDPDEASSFVVTYVKGARTRNVAVGASLDDSLAAFRRYVRSTLSADPSEGVAAE, encoded by the coding sequence ATGAGCTCTGACGCCGCCGACGCCATCATGGACGGAACGCACAGCGCACTCCGCTCGCGCGGGTACGCCGACCTGACGATGCGGGATATCGCCGACGAGGCCGGGGTGAGCAAGGCGGCGCTCCACTACCACTTCGACGGCAAACACGACCTCCTGCTCTCCTTTCTCGACCGCCTCTTAGAGCGGTTCGAGGCGCGTCTCGATGGGGTGACGGGCGCGAACCCCGAAGAGCGGTTGCTGTCGCTCGCGGAGACGGTGACGCTGCCGCCCGCCGGCGGCGACCCCCGCGAGTTCCGAACCGCACTGCTCGAAATCGAGGCGCAGGCGCCCTACGACGAGGCGTACCGCGCGCGACTCGAACGCTTCGACGAGGCGTTCGCCGACCGCGTCCGCTCCGTCCTCGCCGCGGGCGTCGCCGACGGGACGTTCGACGAGGGCGTCGACCCCGACGAGGCGTCGTCGTTCGTCGTCACCTACGTCAAGGGGGCACGGACGCGGAACGTCGCCGTCGGCGCGTCGCTCGACGACTCCCTCGCCGCGTTCCGCCGCTACGTCCGCAGTACGCTCTCGGCCGACCCGTCCGAAGGGGTGGCGGCCGAATGA
- a CDS encoding ArsR/SmtB family transcription factor: METVLWQVLAGTRGGPNRARILRAIDERPRNANRLSEDLDMAYNTIRHHLEVLEENGVVTSGGSDYGTVYLPSDRVRDHWNTVERIISQIDD, from the coding sequence ATGGAGACGGTCCTCTGGCAGGTTCTTGCCGGGACACGAGGAGGGCCCAACCGCGCGCGGATTCTCCGGGCTATCGACGAGCGTCCTCGCAACGCGAATCGGCTGTCCGAGGACCTCGATATGGCCTACAACACTATCAGACACCACCTCGAAGTTTTAGAGGAGAACGGCGTCGTCACGAGCGGTGGCTCGGACTACGGGACGGTCTACCTCCCGTCGGACAGAGTCCGCGACCACTGGAACACCGTGGAACGAATCATTTCACAGATCGATGATTAG
- a CDS encoding SDR family oxidoreductase gives MELDIAGDAALVTASSSGLGRASARALAQEGVDVVMNGRDADRLESAVEEVQKDATSGATVVGEAGDLTDPDDIESLVERPVEEFGGLDHLVTSAGGPPSGPFSETTDEDWDEAFDLLVMSVVRTVRAAEEHLREGDGGTIVTIASGSVKEAIDGLVLSNSVRMGVIGLEKTLSKEFAPDVRANAVLPGSHETSRIEELVEQGVERGEYDSYEEGLEEWGEGIPTGGIGDPMDLGRTVAFLSSPQSEFVNGAAIPIDGGSSASNL, from the coding sequence ATGGAACTCGATATCGCGGGCGACGCGGCGCTGGTGACGGCGTCGAGCAGCGGTCTCGGCAGGGCCTCGGCGCGGGCGCTCGCGCAGGAGGGCGTGGACGTCGTGATGAACGGACGCGACGCCGACCGACTCGAATCGGCCGTCGAGGAGGTACAGAAGGACGCGACGAGCGGCGCGACGGTGGTCGGCGAGGCGGGCGACCTGACCGACCCCGACGACATCGAGTCGCTCGTCGAGCGACCCGTCGAGGAGTTCGGCGGCCTCGACCACCTCGTCACCTCCGCGGGCGGTCCGCCCTCGGGTCCGTTCTCCGAGACGACCGACGAGGACTGGGACGAGGCGTTCGACCTGCTCGTGATGAGCGTCGTGCGGACGGTGCGGGCCGCCGAGGAGCATCTCAGGGAGGGCGACGGCGGTACCATCGTCACCATCGCCTCCGGGAGCGTCAAGGAGGCCATCGACGGACTCGTCCTCTCGAACTCGGTTCGGATGGGCGTCATCGGACTGGAGAAGACGCTCTCGAAGGAGTTCGCGCCGGACGTGCGCGCCAACGCCGTCCTCCCCGGGTCCCACGAGACGTCCCGCATCGAGGAACTCGTCGAACAGGGCGTCGAGCGCGGCGAGTACGACTCCTACGAGGAGGGACTCGAGGAGTGGGGCGAGGGCATCCCGACGGGCGGCATCGGCGACCCGATGGACCTCGGTCGGACCGTCGCCTTCCTCTCTTCGCCGCAGTCGGAGTTCGTCAACGGCGCCGCGATTCCCATCGACGGCGGGTCGAGCGCCTCGAACCTGTAA
- a CDS encoding MFS transporter, protein MLLVVSLGWAVLQTGRFLLSPLLPAIISSLSITEATAGLALAAFQGVYAVTQYPGGEYSDNWNRTTLILPGLAVLVVGFLLFGLAGGLLGFLAGSVVVGLGKGLFAIPSRALVSDLFTARRGRALGVYAAGTDVGGLLASGIAVLALTYATWRTPFLPVAAALAAVTALYALWTRESVKVGSASLDAAGTVRRLVASSRQRETLLAFALFYFMVGGFINFFPTYLAQARGFSDGLASATFAIVFVVGLTIKPLAGGLGDRYSRRHIAVAGLLLGAVSLTGVVLAQSRLVLYAAVFATAAGYKTGFPLADAIIMDEAPADGMGADLGAARALFLGANALGPAYVGVVATYADYAVAFGGLVVCLLVAAVLLLRG, encoded by the coding sequence ATGCTCCTCGTCGTCTCGCTCGGGTGGGCGGTCCTCCAGACGGGGCGGTTCCTCCTCTCGCCGCTCCTGCCCGCCATCATCTCCTCGCTCAGCATCACCGAGGCGACGGCGGGCCTCGCGCTCGCGGCGTTCCAGGGCGTCTACGCCGTCACGCAGTACCCCGGCGGCGAGTACTCCGACAACTGGAACCGGACGACGCTCATCCTGCCGGGACTCGCCGTCCTCGTCGTCGGCTTCCTCCTCTTCGGCCTCGCCGGCGGCCTCCTCGGCTTTCTCGCCGGCAGCGTCGTCGTCGGCCTCGGGAAGGGGCTGTTCGCCATCCCCTCGCGGGCGCTCGTCTCGGACCTCTTCACCGCCCGCCGCGGCCGCGCGCTGGGCGTCTACGCCGCCGGGACGGACGTGGGCGGCCTGCTCGCCTCCGGCATCGCCGTCCTCGCGCTGACGTACGCGACGTGGCGGACGCCGTTCCTCCCCGTCGCCGCCGCGCTCGCCGCGGTGACCGCGCTGTACGCCCTCTGGACGCGGGAGTCGGTGAAAGTCGGCTCGGCGTCGCTCGACGCCGCCGGCACCGTCCGCCGCCTCGTCGCCAGTTCCAGACAGCGCGAGACGCTCCTCGCCTTCGCGCTCTTCTACTTCATGGTCGGCGGCTTCATCAACTTCTTTCCGACCTACCTCGCGCAGGCGCGGGGGTTCTCCGACGGCCTCGCCAGCGCCACGTTCGCCATCGTCTTCGTCGTCGGCCTCACCATCAAACCGCTCGCGGGCGGCCTCGGCGACCGCTACTCGCGCCGGCACATCGCCGTCGCCGGCCTCCTCCTCGGCGCCGTCTCGCTGACGGGCGTCGTCCTCGCGCAGTCGCGTCTCGTCCTCTACGCCGCCGTCTTCGCCACGGCCGCGGGCTACAAGACAGGGTTCCCACTCGCGGACGCCATCATCATGGACGAGGCGCCGGCGGACGGGATGGGCGCGGACCTCGGGGCGGCGCGGGCGCTCTTTCTCGGCGCGAACGCCCTCGGCCCGGCGTACGTCGGCGTCGTCGCCACCTACGCGGACTACGCCGTCGCGTTCGGCGGACTCGTGGTCTGTCTGCTGGTGGCGGCGGTGCTGCTGCTGCGGGGGTGA
- the msrA gene encoding peptide-methionine (S)-S-oxide reductase MsrA, which yields MSDTELATLGGGCFWCIEAPMKELVGVESVTSGYAGGHVEDPTYEEVCRGSTGHAEVVQVEFDPDEISYRDLLEVFFALHDPTTEDRQGPDVGSQYRSAVFYHDEEQRDIVEALVVEMTEDGVYDDDIVTEIAPLEAFYEAEEHHQDYYEKNPDQPYCAVQIPPKLEKVREKFAGQVRGVN from the coding sequence ATGAGCGACACCGAACTCGCGACGCTCGGCGGCGGTTGCTTCTGGTGCATCGAGGCCCCGATGAAGGAACTCGTCGGCGTCGAGTCCGTCACCTCCGGCTACGCTGGCGGCCACGTCGAGGACCCCACCTACGAGGAGGTCTGCCGGGGGTCGACGGGGCACGCCGAAGTCGTGCAGGTCGAGTTCGACCCCGACGAGATATCCTACCGGGACCTGCTCGAAGTGTTCTTCGCGCTCCACGACCCGACCACGGAGGACAGACAGGGGCCCGACGTGGGGTCGCAGTACCGCTCGGCCGTCTTCTACCACGACGAGGAGCAGCGCGATATCGTAGAAGCGCTCGTCGTCGAGATGACCGAGGACGGCGTCTACGACGACGACATCGTCACCGAGATAGCGCCTCTAGAAGCGTTCTACGAGGCCGAGGAACACCACCAAGACTACTACGAGAAGAACCCGGACCAGCCCTACTGCGCGGTCCAGATTCCGCCGAAACTGGAGAAGGTCCGCGAGAAGTTCGCCGGGCAGGTCCGCGGCGTGAACTGA
- a CDS encoding DUF7563 family protein, whose protein sequence is MAACDHCGTHVSERFVRVFADESGTVRACPNCSANAGLADVMRERARKV, encoded by the coding sequence ATGGCGGCGTGTGACCACTGCGGAACCCACGTCTCCGAACGCTTCGTCCGCGTCTTCGCGGACGAGTCGGGGACGGTCCGCGCCTGCCCGAACTGCTCGGCGAACGCCGGCCTCGCGGACGTGATGCGCGAACGCGCGCGGAAGGTCTGA
- a CDS encoding aminotransferase class V-fold PLP-dependent enzyme, producing MDPSELRASIPVFEDVRYMNTGASGPSPRPVVESAQEMLARHEYDAASEEGPYPFAFDFYEEVRGTVADFLGAAETEIALTQSTADGITRVAGAFDWEAGDVVVRTDLEHPAGVLPWSRLERRGCEVRVVPTDEGRIDREAYREAVEDAKLVCLSALTWNYGTYLPVSELVEEAHDAGAFVLVDAVQVPGHSPLDVTDWGADAVAAAGHKWLLGTWGGGFLYVAESAANDLEPTDVSYRSVEDPSADGYELKTGAPRFEVGTTNLAPYAALQTAMETMKSVGLDAVESHLLGLADRLTDGVPNDKLLSPEEPESGLVTVRVDDPEATVRTLKDDYGIVVRPIPSLDGSVRASLHAINTETDVDRLVEALEETGW from the coding sequence ATGGACCCGAGCGAACTCAGGGCTTCTATCCCGGTCTTCGAGGACGTGCGCTACATGAACACGGGCGCGAGCGGACCCAGCCCCCGGCCCGTCGTGGAGAGCGCCCAAGAGATGCTGGCGCGCCACGAGTACGACGCCGCGAGCGAGGAGGGGCCGTACCCGTTCGCGTTCGACTTCTACGAGGAGGTTCGGGGAACCGTCGCGGACTTCCTCGGCGCCGCGGAGACCGAAATCGCGCTGACGCAGAGCACCGCCGACGGCATCACCCGCGTCGCGGGCGCGTTCGACTGGGAGGCGGGCGACGTCGTCGTCCGAACCGACCTCGAACACCCCGCGGGCGTCCTCCCGTGGTCGCGGCTCGAACGCCGGGGCTGCGAGGTACGCGTCGTCCCCACCGACGAGGGGCGCATCGACCGCGAGGCCTACCGGGAGGCCGTCGAGGACGCGAAACTCGTCTGTCTCAGCGCGCTGACGTGGAACTACGGGACGTACCTTCCCGTCTCGGAGTTGGTCGAGGAGGCCCACGACGCGGGCGCGTTCGTCCTCGTCGACGCCGTGCAGGTGCCCGGCCACTCCCCGTTGGACGTGACCGACTGGGGCGCCGACGCCGTCGCCGCCGCCGGACACAAGTGGCTGCTGGGGACGTGGGGCGGCGGTTTCCTCTACGTCGCGGAGTCGGCCGCGAACGACCTCGAACCGACGGACGTGAGCTATCGGAGCGTCGAGGACCCCTCCGCCGACGGCTACGAACTCAAGACCGGCGCGCCGCGCTTCGAGGTTGGGACGACCAACCTCGCGCCGTACGCGGCGCTCCAGACGGCGATGGAGACGATGAAGTCCGTCGGCCTCGACGCCGTGGAGTCGCACCTCCTCGGTCTCGCGGACAGGCTGACGGACGGCGTTCCGAACGACAAGCTACTGAGCCCCGAGGAACCGGAGTCGGGGCTCGTGACGGTACGGGTCGACGACCCCGAAGCGACGGTGCGGACGCTCAAAGACGACTACGGTATCGTGGTCAGGCCCATCCCCTCGCTCGACGGGTCGGTCCGCGCCTCGCTGCACGCGATAAACACCGAGACGGACGTCGACCGACTGGTCGAGGCGCTCGAAGAGACGGGGTGGTGA
- a CDS encoding NAD(P)-dependent alcohol dehydrogenase, giving the protein MQTVELTEPGVFEHRERDRPDPAPGEILVRVTHVGICGSDIHYYEHGRIGDYVVEEPLILGHESAGEVAAVGDGVTEFEPGDEVTLEPGVPCGECARCRAGEYNLCPDVEFMATPPDHGAFAEYVAWDADFAYGLPESVSTRAGALCEPLSVAIHVARRADVELGDSVLVSGAGPIGMLVGEAARAAGAGSVLVSDVVETKLERAAEYGATATVNVAEESLTDTVDEFTDGEGVDVVIEASGAAQSVKSTVDAVRRGGTVVCVGLAAEDEIPIQTNEIVDKELDFKGSFRFRNTYDDAVSLLERGAVDVERIIDFEMPMSDLTAAFERATEPDVVKGMVRVGE; this is encoded by the coding sequence ATGCAGACCGTGGAACTCACCGAACCGGGCGTCTTCGAGCACCGAGAGCGCGACCGCCCCGACCCGGCGCCCGGCGAAATCCTCGTCCGGGTGACTCACGTCGGCATCTGCGGGTCCGACATCCACTACTACGAGCACGGCCGCATCGGCGACTACGTCGTCGAGGAGCCCCTGATTCTCGGCCACGAGAGCGCGGGCGAGGTCGCCGCGGTGGGCGACGGCGTGACCGAGTTCGAACCGGGCGACGAGGTGACGCTGGAACCCGGCGTCCCGTGCGGCGAGTGCGCGCGGTGCCGCGCGGGCGAGTACAACCTCTGTCCCGACGTGGAGTTCATGGCGACCCCACCGGACCACGGCGCGTTCGCGGAGTACGTCGCGTGGGACGCCGACTTCGCCTACGGGCTTCCCGAGAGCGTCTCGACGCGCGCGGGCGCGCTCTGCGAACCACTGAGCGTAGCCATCCACGTGGCGCGGCGCGCCGACGTGGAACTCGGCGACTCCGTGCTCGTCTCCGGGGCAGGTCCGATAGGAATGCTCGTCGGCGAGGCGGCCCGCGCCGCCGGCGCGGGGTCCGTCCTCGTCTCCGACGTGGTGGAGACGAAACTCGAACGCGCCGCGGAGTACGGCGCGACGGCGACGGTGAACGTCGCCGAGGAGTCGCTGACCGACACCGTCGACGAGTTCACCGACGGCGAGGGCGTCGACGTGGTCATCGAGGCCTCGGGCGCGGCGCAGTCGGTCAAATCGACCGTCGACGCGGTGCGCCGCGGGGGCACCGTCGTCTGCGTCGGCCTCGCCGCCGAGGACGAGATTCCGATCCAGACCAACGAGATAGTCGACAAGGAACTCGACTTCAAGGGGTCGTTCCGCTTCCGGAACACGTACGACGACGCCGTCTCCCTCCTCGAACGCGGCGCGGTGGACGTCGAGCGAATTATCGACTTCGAGATGCCGATGTCGGACCTCACCGCGGCGTTCGAACGGGCGACGGAACCCGACGTGGTGAAGGGGATGGTGCGGGTCGGCGAGTAG
- a CDS encoding long-chain-fatty-acid--CoA ligase — MTNLAQDVAAAAEANPDRTAVGFRGQEWSYEELWGLTSRFAAGLAEQGVEPGDRVAVYLPNLPQFVTAFHGTLHAGGIVVPMNPQYKAREISHLLADSEARVVVALSDLVPFVESVREETSVERVVSVGGEAEGAIPFEEFLADEGADVVERDDDDVAVQPYTSGTTGRPKGVLLSHRNLAWDARATAKLLPDGVRADDKFLGVLPLFHIYGMTVTMLSTLFEGGSYYPLPTWDAEATLSRIEAEQLTVMHGVPAMFNDLVNFEDADDYDVSSLRFVNSGGSSLPIEVMDRFETVFDVDLYEGYGLTETSPVTHANRPGERRPGSIGKPLDGLDARIVDGEFEDVPPVEEGPVDEEAVDLNEITGELVVSGPNVMQGYYGLPEADEEAFTEVDGRRWFHTGDIGYRDEDDYYFVVDRAKHMIVTGGYNVYPREVEELLFEHPQVADAAVVGIPDDRRGETVKAYVVPVPDADVTPGEIRQYCLDNLAEYKHPREVEFIDELPRTTTGKVQKFELRERSAGGAEDGDGGETEGER; from the coding sequence ATGACAAACCTGGCACAGGACGTGGCGGCGGCGGCGGAGGCGAACCCGGACCGAACGGCCGTGGGGTTCCGCGGGCAGGAGTGGAGTTACGAGGAACTGTGGGGGCTGACCTCGCGGTTCGCCGCGGGACTGGCGGAACAGGGCGTCGAACCGGGCGACCGGGTCGCGGTGTACCTCCCGAACCTCCCGCAGTTCGTCACCGCGTTCCACGGAACGCTCCACGCGGGCGGCATCGTCGTCCCGATGAACCCCCAGTACAAGGCGCGCGAGATATCGCACCTCCTGGCCGACAGTGAGGCGCGCGTCGTCGTCGCGCTCTCTGACCTCGTGCCGTTCGTGGAGTCCGTCCGCGAGGAGACGAGCGTCGAACGCGTCGTCAGCGTCGGCGGCGAGGCGGAGGGCGCGATACCGTTCGAAGAGTTCCTCGCCGACGAGGGAGCGGACGTGGTCGAACGCGACGACGACGACGTGGCGGTCCAGCCGTACACCTCGGGGACGACGGGGCGGCCGAAGGGCGTCCTGCTCTCGCATCGCAACCTCGCGTGGGACGCGCGCGCGACGGCGAAACTGCTGCCCGACGGGGTGCGGGCGGACGACAAGTTCCTCGGCGTCCTCCCCCTCTTTCACATCTACGGGATGACGGTGACGATGCTCTCGACGCTGTTCGAGGGGGGGAGCTACTACCCGCTGCCGACGTGGGACGCCGAGGCGACGCTATCGCGCATCGAGGCCGAACAACTGACCGTCATGCACGGCGTGCCCGCGATGTTCAACGACCTCGTGAACTTCGAGGACGCAGACGACTACGACGTCTCCTCGCTCCGCTTCGTCAACTCCGGCGGGAGCAGCCTCCCCATCGAGGTGATGGACCGCTTCGAGACGGTGTTCGACGTCGACCTGTACGAGGGGTACGGGCTGACGGAGACGAGTCCGGTGACGCACGCGAACCGGCCCGGCGAGCGGCGACCGGGGAGCATCGGGAAGCCCTTGGACGGCCTCGACGCGCGCATCGTCGACGGCGAGTTCGAGGACGTCCCGCCCGTCGAGGAGGGGCCGGTCGACGAGGAGGCGGTCGACCTCAACGAGATAACGGGCGAACTCGTCGTCAGCGGACCGAACGTGATGCAGGGGTACTACGGCCTGCCCGAAGCGGACGAGGAGGCGTTCACCGAAGTCGACGGGAGACGGTGGTTCCACACCGGCGACATCGGCTACCGCGACGAGGACGACTACTACTTCGTCGTCGACCGCGCGAAGCACATGATCGTCACCGGCGGCTACAACGTCTACCCGCGGGAGGTGGAGGAACTGCTGTTCGAGCACCCGCAGGTGGCCGACGCCGCCGTCGTCGGAATCCCGGACGACCGCCGCGGCGAGACGGTGAAGGCGTACGTCGTCCCCGTTCCGGACGCGGACGTGACGCCCGGAGAGATCAGACAGTACTGCCTCGACAACCTCGCGGAGTACAAACACCCCCGCGAGGTCGAGTTCATCGACGAACTGCCGCGGACGACGACCGGGAAGGTGCAGAAGTTCGAACTCCGGGAGCGGAGCGCGGGTGGGGCGGAGGACGGAGACGGCGGCGAGACGGAGGGCGAGCGATGA
- a CDS encoding acyl-CoA dehydrogenase family protein, which produces MNFQLNDEQRAVREAVREFGEEEIRPVAREHDEEKKYPADLVQKAARYDLVAPGIPEEYGGAGMDALTEILVTEELWRADAGIGSAIGSRGFGTSMLRKYGDEWMKEEWLPKVAAGDAATCSCISEPAHGSNVAGIETRAESDGDEYVLNGTKMWITNGTVADVAVVMAKTTPDAGHRRITAFLVPTDAEGFEATKIDNKLGIRASDLAEIVLDDVRVPAENVIGEVDEGFYQLMDFFADGRTRVAAQAVGVAQAAVDAAVDYANDREQGGQKIAEYQAIRHKVAEMATSVEAARSLTYRAATEVEAGDDDAAARFASMAKLFASERAVEVADEGLQVHGGAGYVTDHPAERFYRDARITKIYEGTSEIQKNIISDRVL; this is translated from the coding sequence ATGAACTTTCAACTGAACGACGAGCAACGCGCCGTCCGCGAGGCGGTGCGCGAGTTCGGCGAGGAGGAGATTCGCCCCGTCGCGCGCGAACACGACGAGGAGAAGAAATATCCCGCGGACCTCGTGCAGAAGGCGGCCAGATACGACCTCGTGGCGCCCGGCATCCCCGAGGAGTACGGCGGCGCCGGGATGGACGCGCTGACGGAGATTCTCGTCACAGAAGAACTGTGGCGGGCCGACGCCGGCATCGGCAGCGCCATCGGGTCCCGCGGGTTCGGCACGTCGATGCTCCGGAAGTACGGCGACGAGTGGATGAAAGAGGAGTGGCTCCCGAAGGTGGCCGCCGGCGACGCCGCCACCTGTTCCTGCATCTCCGAACCGGCGCACGGGTCGAACGTGGCCGGGATAGAGACAAGAGCGGAGTCCGATGGCGACGAGTACGTCCTGAACGGCACGAAGATGTGGATAACGAACGGCACCGTCGCGGACGTGGCCGTCGTGATGGCCAAGACGACGCCCGACGCCGGTCACCGGAGGATTACGGCGTTCCTGGTCCCGACCGATGCCGAGGGGTTCGAGGCGACGAAGATAGACAACAAACTCGGCATCCGCGCCTCCGACCTCGCCGAAATCGTCCTCGACGACGTGCGCGTGCCGGCGGAGAACGTCATCGGAGAGGTGGACGAGGGATTCTATCAGCTGATGGACTTCTTCGCCGACGGGCGGACCCGTGTGGCGGCGCAGGCCGTCGGCGTCGCGCAGGCGGCGGTCGACGCCGCCGTCGACTACGCGAACGACCGCGAGCAGGGCGGACAGAAGATAGCCGAGTACCAGGCGATTCGCCACAAGGTGGCCGAGATGGCGACGAGCGTCGAGGCGGCGCGGTCGCTCACCTACCGCGCGGCGACGGAGGTGGAAGCGGGCGACGACGACGCCGCGGCGCGGTTCGCCAGCATGGCGAAACTGTTCGCCAGCGAGCGAGCCGTCGAGGTGGCCGACGAGGGCCTGCAGGTCCACGGCGGCGCCGGGTACGTCACCGACCACCCGGCCGAGCGCTTCTACCGCGACGCCCGCATCACGAAGATATACGAGGGGACCAGCGAGATTCAGAAGAACATCATCTCCGACCGTGTGCTGTAG